A part of Tachyglossus aculeatus isolate mTacAcu1 unplaced genomic scaffold, mTacAcu1.pri SUPER_34, whole genome shotgun sequence genomic DNA contains:
- the SOCS3 gene encoding suppressor of cytokine signaling 3, which translates to MVTYSKFPAIGMSHRLDSGLRLKTFSSKREYQLVMNAVHKLQQCGFYWSTVTGGEANLLLSAEPAGTFLIRDSSDQRHFFTLSVKTQAGTKNLRIQCEGGCFSLQSDPRNTQPIPRFDCVLKLVHHYMPPSSSSSSSSSSPPKTPPQKRTYYIYSGGEKIPLVLNRPLASNVASLQHLCRKTVNGHLESYEKVAQLPGPIKEFLDQYDAPL; encoded by the coding sequence ATGGTCACGTACAGCAAATTCCCCGCCATAGGGATGAGCCACCGTCTGGACTCAGGCCTACGCCTCAAGACCTTCAGCTCCAAAAGAGAGTACCAGCTGGTGATGAACGCCGTGCACAAACTCCAGCAGTGCGGGTTCTACTGGAGCACGGTGACCGGGGGCGAAGCCAACCTGCTCCTGAGCGCCGAGCCGGCCGGGACCTTCCTTATCCGCGACAGCTCAGACCAGCGTCACTTCTTCACGCTCAGCGTCAAGACCCAAGCCGGAACCAAAAACCTGCGCATCCAGTGCGAGGGGGGCTGCTTCTCCTTGCAGAGCGACCCCCGCAACACGCAGCCCATACCCCGCTTTGACTGCGTCCTCAAACTGGTCCACCACTACATgccgccatcctcctcctcctcctcctcctcctccagccccccaaaGACGCCACCCCAGAAACGCACCTACTACATTTACTCGGGCGGGGAGAAGATTCCCCTCGTGCTCAATCGCCCGTTGGCCTCCAATGTGGCCAGTCTCCAGCACCTGTGTCGCAAGACGGTCAACGGTCACTTGGAATCCTACGAGAAGGTGGCCCAGTTGCCAGGGCCCATCAAGGAGTTTTTGGACCAGTACGACGCCCCGCTTTAA